In Maridesulfovibrio sp., the genomic stretch TCTTGAACGCAGGCAGGCGTCGCAGCCCAGCACAGAACATGGCTTGTTAAGCAGTTCTTCCTTTGCAAATCCGGTCATGCGCAGCAGGGCTTCATTGACCTTCATAATAGTTCCGTTGGGGCGGACGATTATCAGGCCGTCGCTCATGGTATCTATTACTTCTCTTAGGTAAAGGTCGATGTCCTGCTCTGTCATTGAAGCGCCCGTGTTTAATATGTGTTTAAGTGTCCAAGTTAGTGTGTGCATTTGAACATATGTTTAGACAATTGTCCAAAATTGTTTGGGCTGATGATTCATTTTAGTTTCTGAGTTTGAATTAAGATCTAAGATTGCTAGCCATTATTCTTGGGATTGTGGTAACTATAAAAAGGATACTGAAAGTCGGTACGGATTCTGCTTAGTCTGAATATGCAATTTTCATAGCCAGATTGAAATTAGAGTGGCTCGAATTCAAAAAGGAATATTTATGACAGACAAGAAGACAGGAATATCGCGTAGGAGTTTTTTAAAGGGGCTAGGGGCCGCAAGCGGGGCTATGCTCCTTCCGACTCCCAAAACAGTGCAGGCAGGCGGGACAGATGAAGAGCTGTGTACCCTGCTGGACTTATCTAAATGTATCGGTTGCGGCGAATGTGTTTCAGCCTGCCGCGAGGTCAATGAACCTAAGTTTCCCAAGCCTAAGAAGCCATACCCGGAAATGTATCCCAAGAGCCGGGTAAAAATCGAAGACTGGTCGGAACGTACAGATGTTGATGACCGTCTGACTCCGTATAACTGGCTTTTCATCCAGAGTGCGGAAGTTGAATACAAGGGTGAAAGCTACGAGATTAATATACCCCGCCGTTGCCTTCATTGTCGTAATGCGCCCTGTGCCAATCTTTGCCCTTGGGGTGCTGCGGGAAAACAGAAGAACGGCATCGTGCGTATTAATGATGAAGTTTGCCTTGGCGGCGCTAAGTGCCGTGCGGTCTGTCCATGGCATATTCCCCAGCGGCAGACAGGGGTGGGCTTGTATCTGCGGCTTTTACCCAATTTCGCCGGGAACGGGGTAATGTACAAGTGCGACCGCTGTTACAACCGTATCGATCAGGGTGAATTGCCTGCCTGTATAGAGGCCTGCCCGGAAGGAGTGCAGACCATTGGACCGCGCAGTGAAATTTTAGCCAAAGCACACCGGCTTGCAGAGCAGAACAACTGGTTTATCTACGGTGAAGAAGAGAATGGTGGAACCAACACCATCTATCTCTCTCCCGTTCCGTTTGAACTGTTGAATGATGCCGTGGAAAAGGGACCCGGAAAGCCCGGACTCAACCCGGTTGAAAACAGCATGGCTGATGAGGAGAAGCTTGCTTACGCGGTCGGCATTGCTCCTTTTGCCGGAATAGCTGCCGGAGTAATCAAGGCCGGGAAGTTTCTTGCTTCTGCAACAGGAGGTAAGGACAATGACTAGCCCACTCTTCAGACGCTTTATGAAGCTGGTTATTTTCATGCTTGCCCTGACCGGAGCAGCGCAGATGCCTATTTTCAAACGTTATTACATTGCGGACATTCCCGGTCTAGGCTGGCTTTCCGACTTTTATCTGACCAACAAGATCCATTACATCTTCGGGGCCGTGCTTATTTTTATGGCCCTTTATCTACTGACCATATTCGTCATGGCTGCCAAGGACCGCATGGAGTTGACTTTATCCGGCTCAGCGCGGGTGGCTTTATACGGAATAGTAATTGCCACCGGGGTTCTAAGGGTGATTAAAAACCTGCCCTCAGTCACATTTGACCCTTTTACGGTAATGCTTATCGATTGGGCTCATCTTGGATTTGCAATTCTGCTTGGGATTGCGGCTATGTATGCTTTTTTCAGGGGACGCAAACCTTATCTTGAACGCAGGAAATCCAACATGTTGCACTGAAGCAAAGTATCCGGGGGGGCATCTCCCCCCCGGTAATAATAACGATGGAGGGTGGAGATGAAGTTAATGCGGAACTCAGTGCTACTGCTCTCAGCGCTGCTTTTTATGGGTGGGAGTGCATTTGCCGATGAAGAGACTGCTCCCGGCCGGGAAATGGCCCGTCAGGCGACTAAGGGCAAGGAGCTATGGATTACGGCTGACCATTCAAAGTTCGACGCGCTGAAGCAACCTTTCAAGAGTGGTCCTGAAGTAACCAGGGCCTGCCTGACCTGTCATACCGAGGCCGGTCATCAATTCCATAAGACCATTCACTGGACTTGGCTTGATCCCAAAGCAGAAAAGGAGCTTAAGGTCGGTAAAGGGGGGCTGGTGGTTAACAACTTCTGTATAAACATTCAGTCAAACGAGCCGCGTTGTACTTCCTGTCACGCAGGATACGGCTGGAAGAACAAGGATTTTGATTTTACTTCACAGGAAAAGATTGACTGTCTTGTCTGCCACGAGCAGACCGGCACCTACAAGAAGTTTCCATCCGGGGCCGGTAATCCTGCTCCGCCACCGG encodes the following:
- a CDS encoding 4Fe-4S dicluster domain-containing protein, whose protein sequence is MTDKKTGISRRSFLKGLGAASGAMLLPTPKTVQAGGTDEELCTLLDLSKCIGCGECVSACREVNEPKFPKPKKPYPEMYPKSRVKIEDWSERTDVDDRLTPYNWLFIQSAEVEYKGESYEINIPRRCLHCRNAPCANLCPWGAAGKQKNGIVRINDEVCLGGAKCRAVCPWHIPQRQTGVGLYLRLLPNFAGNGVMYKCDRCYNRIDQGELPACIEACPEGVQTIGPRSEILAKAHRLAEQNNWFIYGEEENGGTNTIYLSPVPFELLNDAVEKGPGKPGLNPVENSMADEEKLAYAVGIAPFAGIAAGVIKAGKFLASATGGKDND
- a CDS encoding iron-sulfur cluster-binding protein, translating into MTSPLFRRFMKLVIFMLALTGAAQMPIFKRYYIADIPGLGWLSDFYLTNKIHYIFGAVLIFMALYLLTIFVMAAKDRMELTLSGSARVALYGIVIATGVLRVIKNLPSVTFDPFTVMLIDWAHLGFAILLGIAAMYAFFRGRKPYLERRKSNMLH